In the Nitrospirota bacterium genome, ACCCCCAGATGGCGACCATGCTCGCCTTCATCACCACCGACGCCGCGGTGCCCTCCCGCACGCTGCAGACGTTGCTCAAGCGAACCGTGGCCTCGACCTTCAACACGATCGACGTAGACGGTGAAACGAGCCCCAATGACCTGGTGTTGTGTTTCGCCAACGGTCTGGCCAAGAACCCCCCCCTCACCTCGGGCGCGGGCCTGGCCAAGTTCGAAGGATTGCTGCACCAGGTCTGTGAGCGCCTGGCGCTGATGATCGTCCGAGACGGCGAAGGCGCCAACAAACTGGTGACGCTGCGCGTGACCGGAGCCGCCAACGCCGTGGCCGCCAAACGCGTGCTGGAGGCGGTCGCGCGTTCGCCCCTTGTGAAGACCGCGTGGCACGGCGAGGACCCGAACTGGGGTCGAACCATTTCGGCCATCGGCAACGCGGGCGTGCCGGTCAAACCCGAGCGCATCGCGTTGCTCGTGGGACCGGTCGCGGTGGTGAGGCACGGCGTGGGGCTCGGACCGTCCGCTGAAGCGGAAGCCGCCGTGATCTTGAAGCAGGCCGAATTTAGCGTGACGGTGGACTTGGGTCAGGGCAAAGGCGAGGCCATCGTGCGTACATGCGATTTGTCGCAAGAGTATGTGCGCATCAACGCCGCGTATCGATCCTGAGGCGAGTGGCGCCACGAAGAAGTGGCGCCAAGCCACGAGCGCCGCCGAGACGGTGAGGCGGCCGTGGCACCTTAAGAGAGCGACAACACAGCAGCTCGCGGCGCCTTGCATCCGCCGCCTTCTTGACGCTCAGCGGTGGCAGAACCGTGTGACCGGAAGATCAAAACCTCACGATTAGCCGTGGTAGGCGCGGTCGGCCTTCGCAGCTAGATAGAAATCACTCTCGGTCAACCCGTTAATTTTGTGGGTCCAGATCTCGATGCGGCAGCGGCCCCAGCCGATGTGGAGATCAGGGTGATGGCCTTCGCGTTCCGCGATCTCACCCACGCGGTTGGCGAAAGCCAGGGCGTCGGCGAATTCTTTGAATTGAAACGCGCGTTCGATCCGCGTGCTCTCGTGCGTCGCGGTCCAGCCGGGTTCCAGTTCTTTCAATAACGCGTCGACCTTGTCGCGCGGGAGCGGCGGTACGCCGCCGCGGCAGGGGATACACGCATTGTCTGCGAGTCCCATCAGATCCTCCTTTCCCGTGACGATGCCGGGCGAGCCAAGCGGACGCCCACCCAACTCGTCAACGCGATCGCGGCTTTGGTTGAGGTGTTGAGTCGCACCGGCTTGTCGAACAACCGGTAGCCCGACGCCTCGATCCGGTCCAATAGCGCTTCATAGGTTCGTCCCATGATTTCCGGCACCAGCAGGCGGCGCGGGTCGGGCAGGAGCATCCGGGCGCGCTCGTGCGCGTCGCGCGCGCGTCGGCATTGGAATGCCATCAAGCGCTCGAACGCGGGCGTGTGTCGGCACGCCAACAGGTCGTCTTCGGAATACTCGAACGCCGCGAGGTCTTCCAGGGGCAGGTAAATCCGGCCCAGGGCCGCGTCGGCTTTGACGTCCCTGATGATGTTGGTGAGCTGCAAGGACAGGCCCCGCTCGATCGCGTAGCGTTGCGCGGCCTCGCCGTCAACGCCGAAGATTGGCAGGCACAGGAGCCCCACGGTTGATGCCACGCGGTAGGTGTAACGGGACAATTCAGTAAACGTCTGATACCGGGGTCGGCCGATGTCCATGGCCACGCCCAGCAGCAACTCGTCGAAGTGCTCGCGGGGGAGGTGGTACGCGTTCACAACCGGCGCCAGCAGCATACCCACCGGGGTCTCGGGCGTGCCCTGATAAATGCGATCCAGCTCGCGGCGCCAGGTGAGCAGGCCGGCGCGCGCGGTATCCACCGAGTCCGCGTGGTCCACCGCATCGTCCACCGCGCGGCAGAACGCGTACACCGACTGGAGGGCGCGCCGTTGCGGCCGCGAGAGCACCAGAAACGCGTAGCGGAAATTGCTGGCGTGCGACGGCGGCTTGACGACGTCCGCGACGGTCATTGCGCGCTCTTGGCCGGTGAGAACAGGGCGGCCCGCGCGAGCAACGCGGTTTTGGATCCCAACCCCAGCGAGGGCCGCCTGCGGAACACGTCGTACCGCGCGGCCTCGATCCGTCTGAGAATCGCGGTGCCCCCGAGCCACACCAGCCGCATCTC is a window encoding:
- a CDS encoding 4a-hydroxytetrahydrobiopterin dehydratase encodes the protein MGLADNACIPCRGGVPPLPRDKVDALLKELEPGWTATHESTRIERAFQFKEFADALAFANRVGEIAEREGHHPDLHIGWGRCRIEIWTHKINGLTESDFYLAAKADRAYHG
- the argJ gene encoding bifunctional glutamate N-acetyltransferase/amino-acid acetyltransferase ArgJ; the encoded protein is MTRQADAPVHVSGGVTAPKGFRAAAVSAGIKKREQPDLVLLVSDAEASVAGVMTTNRIKAAPLLLDQPRIKRGRGRAVVINSGCANACTGAEGLEDAKEMIQETARALALDERDVLVASTGVIGARLPMDRVKAGIIRAAAQLTPSGGPQAATAIMTTDTMPKEIAIREASGRIAITVGGMAKGAGMIHPQMATMLAFITTDAAVPSRTLQTLLKRTVASTFNTIDVDGETSPNDLVLCFANGLAKNPPLTSGAGLAKFEGLLHQVCERLALMIVRDGEGANKLVTLRVTGAANAVAAKRVLEAVARSPLVKTAWHGEDPNWGRTISAIGNAGVPVKPERIALLVGPVAVVRHGVGLGPSAEAEAAVILKQAEFSVTVDLGQGKGEAIVRTCDLSQEYVRINAAYRS
- a CDS encoding squalene/phytoene synthase family protein, which encodes MTVADVVKPPSHASNFRYAFLVLSRPQRRALQSVYAFCRAVDDAVDHADSVDTARAGLLTWRRELDRIYQGTPETPVGMLLAPVVNAYHLPREHFDELLLGVAMDIGRPRYQTFTELSRYTYRVASTVGLLCLPIFGVDGEAAQRYAIERGLSLQLTNIIRDVKADAALGRIYLPLEDLAAFEYSEDDLLACRHTPAFERLMAFQCRRARDAHERARMLLPDPRRLLVPEIMGRTYEALLDRIEASGYRLFDKPVRLNTSTKAAIALTSWVGVRLARPASSRERRI